A stretch of the Corynebacterium maris DSM 45190 genome encodes the following:
- a CDS encoding TadA family conjugal transfer-associated ATPase: protein MSELIEKIQRRLVAAPDDEATDPALLARLVREEAGVISDVDVLAVLRQLRHDTAGAGRLEPLLTLDGITDVLVNAPDSVWIDRGRGLERAEVTFTSDDEVRALASRLAGACGARLDDAQPFVDGRLTRDDGTVVRLHAALAPPAVGGTAICLRVLRSNTATLAGLVRGGTLTAEHAHLLRRVIAARRSFLVVGGTGTGKTTMLAALLAEVPATERILCIEDTAELAPDHPHLLTLTTRGANTEGAGAITMSDLLRQALRMRPDRIVVGEIRGAEVVELLAALNTGHDGGAGTVHANRLADVPARLEALAALGGLDPDALHAQLAAAVDMVLVVGRDPTGRRILRQIGVLRRGDDGRVVADAVWDFQHGPTDAYAELQEGLP, encoded by the coding sequence ATGTCCGAGCTCATCGAGAAAATCCAACGCCGCCTCGTCGCCGCCCCCGACGACGAAGCCACCGACCCAGCGCTGCTCGCCCGCCTGGTGCGGGAAGAAGCCGGCGTGATCAGCGACGTCGACGTGCTCGCCGTCCTTCGCCAGCTACGCCACGACACCGCCGGCGCCGGCCGACTCGAACCCCTGCTCACCCTCGACGGGATCACTGACGTGCTGGTCAACGCCCCCGACTCCGTGTGGATCGACCGCGGTCGCGGCCTGGAACGCGCCGAGGTCACCTTCACCTCCGACGACGAGGTCCGCGCCCTGGCCAGCCGGCTGGCCGGCGCATGCGGGGCCCGACTCGATGACGCCCAACCCTTCGTTGACGGCCGCCTGACCCGCGACGACGGCACCGTCGTGCGCCTGCACGCAGCCCTCGCCCCGCCCGCGGTCGGCGGCACCGCCATCTGCCTGCGCGTCCTGCGCTCCAACACCGCCACCTTGGCCGGCCTGGTCCGCGGTGGCACCCTGACCGCCGAACACGCCCACCTGCTGCGCCGGGTCATCGCCGCGCGGCGCTCCTTCCTCGTCGTCGGCGGCACCGGCACCGGAAAAACCACCATGCTGGCCGCCCTGTTGGCCGAAGTCCCCGCAACCGAACGCATTCTCTGCATCGAAGACACCGCCGAACTGGCCCCCGACCACCCGCACCTGTTGACCCTGACCACCCGCGGCGCCAACACCGAGGGCGCGGGGGCCATCACCATGTCCGACCTGCTGCGCCAGGCGCTGCGCATGCGCCCCGACCGCATCGTCGTCGGCGAAATCCGCGGCGCCGAAGTCGTCGAACTGCTCGCCGCCTTAAACACCGGCCACGACGGCGGCGCCGGAACCGTCCACGCCAACCGGCTCGCCGACGTCCCCGCCCGCCTCGAAGCGCTCGCCGCGTTGGGCGGACTGGACCCGGACGCCCTGCACGCCCAACTCGCCGCGGCCGTCGACATGGTGCTCGTCGTCGGCCGCGACCCCACCGGCCGCCGCATCCTACGTCAGATCGGGGTGCTGCGCCGCGGGGACGACGGCCGCGTCGTCGCCGACGCCGTCTGGGACTTCCAGCACGGCCCCACCGACGCCTACGCCGAGCTCCAGGAAGGACTGCCGTGA
- a CDS encoding Rv3654c family TadE-like protein: MLRNDRGNATVTSAGIIAALVGLLFAVLTAFQTVLDDHQSRLAADLAAVAGAWAHAYGEDGCGVARDVARLNSGEATACRTENTGDVTVTVAVGDRETTARAGPL; this comes from the coding sequence ATGCTTAGAAACGACCGCGGCAACGCCACCGTCACCAGCGCCGGCATCATCGCCGCCCTGGTGGGGTTGCTGTTCGCCGTGCTCACCGCCTTCCAAACGGTGCTGGACGACCACCAATCCCGCCTCGCCGCGGACCTGGCCGCCGTCGCCGGCGCCTGGGCGCACGCCTACGGCGAAGACGGCTGTGGCGTCGCCCGCGACGTCGCCCGCCTCAACAGCGGGGAAGCCACCGCCTGCCGCACCGAGAACACCGGCGACGTCACCGTCACCGTGGCCGTCGGTGACAGGGAAACCACCGCACGCGCCGGCCCGCTCTAA
- a CDS encoding type II secretion system F family protein yields the protein MTALPLLLLAAALIVPAARPRRRLGPPDGRTNPKNPRDGPADQPDRFHLAGDIDLFAALIDAGLSTAASARAVAAAATGATAGHWHTVAALLAVGVTPQRAWADVAHVDGLGELARLARLSDRSGAALAQACRRIADGLREGAGTSATATAERAGVLIALPLSVCFLPAFLLLGLAPVVIGLGSELLPF from the coding sequence ATGACCGCGCTGCCCCTGCTGCTGCTCGCCGCCGCGCTCATCGTGCCCGCCGCCAGGCCCCGCCGACGCCTGGGGCCGCCGGATGGGCGAACAAATCCCAAAAACCCGCGCGACGGGCCGGCCGACCAGCCGGACCGCTTCCACCTGGCCGGCGACATCGACTTATTCGCCGCCTTGATCGACGCGGGTTTATCCACCGCCGCCTCCGCCCGCGCGGTGGCCGCCGCAGCCACCGGCGCCACCGCCGGACACTGGCACACCGTGGCCGCCCTGCTCGCGGTGGGGGTCACACCCCAACGCGCGTGGGCCGACGTCGCCCACGTCGACGGCCTCGGCGAACTCGCCCGGCTGGCCCGGCTCTCCGACCGCTCGGGGGCCGCGCTGGCGCAGGCGTGCCGACGCATCGCCGACGGTCTGCGCGAAGGCGCCGGCACCTCCGCCACGGCCACCGCCGAACGCGCCGGCGTGCTCATCGCCCTACCCCTGTCCGTCTGCTTCCTCCCGGCCTTTTTGCTCCTCGGGCTCGCGCCCGTGGTCATCGGCCTGGGCAGCGAACTCCTACCGTTCTAA
- a CDS encoding DUF4244 domain-containing protein, protein MIALYTRIHSLTSNDRGMSTIEYAMGSLGAAALAAVLYAVINSGGVIDAIEGIITDALSNSPA, encoded by the coding sequence ATGATCGCTCTGTACACTCGAATCCATTCCCTGACCAGCAACGACCGCGGCATGTCGACAATTGAATACGCCATGGGCTCGTTGGGGGCCGCCGCCCTGGCCGCGGTGCTCTACGCCGTGATCAACAGCGGCGGCGTCATCGACGCCATCGAAGGCATCATCACCGACGCCCTGTCCAACTCCCCGGCCTGA
- a CDS encoding type II secretion system F family protein — MTTASLLLLGAAAALPAPAPGGRITRTARPARTSAPGPLIAVVVGVAMAVFLLADRLSVAAAALLLAATAVHHWQALRTRRRIRATREVLAGWLGHLVADLQAGARPADALARATAELDEQAPPAVAEAIAAGTSQARWGTSPAATFLAAADHAPDLASVGHLWELAERHGVKLAGLLSQIRDRLSARNSHDDATAASLNGPQASALILMALPLAGLAMGTAMGAAPLGLLLGGGLGGVLLVAGVGLVCAGFLWSQHIISGARS; from the coding sequence GTGACCACCGCCTCATTACTCCTGCTCGGCGCGGCCGCCGCGCTGCCCGCACCCGCCCCCGGCGGGCGCATCACCCGAACCGCCCGCCCCGCACGTACTTCCGCGCCGGGCCCGCTCATCGCCGTGGTCGTGGGCGTGGCCATGGCGGTGTTCCTACTGGCCGACCGCCTCAGCGTCGCCGCCGCTGCGCTGCTGCTGGCCGCCACCGCCGTCCACCACTGGCAGGCACTGCGCACCCGCCGCCGGATCCGCGCCACCCGCGAGGTGCTGGCCGGCTGGCTCGGCCACTTGGTCGCGGACCTGCAGGCCGGCGCCCGCCCGGCGGACGCCCTGGCACGCGCCACGGCAGAGCTCGACGAGCAGGCGCCCCCAGCGGTCGCGGAGGCGATCGCCGCCGGCACGTCCCAGGCCCGCTGGGGCACCAGCCCCGCGGCCACCTTCCTCGCCGCCGCCGATCATGCGCCCGACCTCGCCTCCGTCGGACACCTCTGGGAGCTGGCCGAGCGCCACGGCGTGAAACTCGCCGGACTGCTCAGCCAGATCCGCGACCGACTGAGCGCGCGCAACAGCCACGACGACGCCACCGCCGCCTCCCTGAACGGCCCCCAGGCCAGCGCCCTGATCCTCATGGCCCTGCCCCTGGCGGGGCTGGCGATGGGCACCGCCATGGGCGCCGCGCCCCTGGGACTGCTGCTGGGCGGCGGCCTCGGCGGGGTGCTCCTGGTGGCCGGCGTCGGGCTGGTCTGCGCCGGTTTTCTCTGGTCCCAACACATCATCTCCGGAGCCCGCTCATGA